The following coding sequences are from one Pelagicoccus sp. SDUM812003 window:
- a CDS encoding methyl-accepting chemotaxis protein codes for MNLLKSVKSAAKFTIPTLTMTAVAAVIGILGIRSHSESNAGLKRVYNDRVVPLKQLKTISDDYAVFVIDAANKANCGIYTAEQALADLQRAEARIDETWDAYLSTEMTEKEKRLVAETKQLFAPADRAMDRFQDFLASRSGSVKGQLDQFDGPLYAIIDPVTTKITELVDLQLAEAEREYQISFEHYQQSKHLAIWLLAVGSAAGLGLTFWVTRSTVTLISGVQRVSTELMSAAQGSSSAAQQVSSTSQEVANNTSEQAASLEETSASIQQISQMTAQNGKRAADTSVLAKQVGDVAQKGATDMKGMIDAMNEIKSSSSDISTIIKTIDEIAFQTNILALNAAVEAARAGEHGAGFSVVAEEVRNLAGRSAKAAQETAQRIESSIRSTTIGVERSQQVAESLDEILEKVHGLTDLAAEVAEATDSQTSGISQVTHAISQMEKVTQSNAASAEQCASSAEELTAQAAMVRDSVRELLTIVNIDRAASETGAARPPARNASPRPELVPAFAEESEGFMDFSRS; via the coding sequence ATGAACCTTCTAAAATCAGTAAAAAGCGCCGCGAAATTCACCATCCCCACGCTGACCATGACCGCCGTTGCCGCGGTCATCGGCATTTTGGGCATCCGATCCCACAGCGAGAGCAACGCTGGGCTGAAGCGCGTGTACAACGACCGCGTGGTCCCGCTCAAGCAGTTGAAAACGATCTCCGACGATTATGCGGTCTTCGTCATCGACGCGGCCAACAAAGCCAACTGCGGGATCTACACCGCCGAACAGGCCCTCGCGGATCTTCAACGAGCCGAAGCCCGCATCGACGAAACCTGGGACGCCTACCTTTCGACCGAAATGACAGAGAAGGAAAAACGGCTGGTCGCCGAAACGAAGCAGCTCTTCGCCCCTGCGGACCGCGCCATGGACCGGTTTCAGGACTTTCTGGCATCGCGCTCCGGATCGGTGAAGGGCCAGCTCGATCAGTTCGACGGTCCGCTCTACGCCATCATCGACCCGGTCACGACCAAGATCACCGAGCTGGTCGATCTCCAGCTCGCGGAAGCGGAACGCGAATACCAGATTTCCTTCGAGCACTACCAGCAAAGCAAACACCTCGCGATCTGGCTGCTCGCCGTCGGCTCGGCCGCCGGCCTTGGGCTTACCTTCTGGGTCACCCGTTCGACCGTGACGCTTATCTCTGGCGTTCAGCGTGTCTCCACCGAATTGATGTCTGCGGCTCAGGGAAGCAGCTCAGCTGCCCAGCAGGTGTCATCGACAAGTCAAGAGGTCGCCAACAACACCAGCGAGCAGGCTGCTTCCTTGGAGGAAACGTCCGCCTCGATCCAGCAGATTTCACAAATGACCGCCCAAAACGGCAAGCGAGCAGCCGACACCAGCGTCTTGGCCAAACAGGTCGGGGACGTCGCTCAGAAAGGGGCCACCGACATGAAAGGCATGATCGACGCCATGAACGAGATCAAGAGCTCCAGCTCCGATATCTCTACCATCATCAAAACCATCGACGAGATCGCCTTCCAAACCAATATTCTCGCCCTCAATGCCGCTGTGGAAGCCGCTCGGGCGGGAGAGCACGGGGCGGGTTTCTCGGTCGTGGCGGAGGAAGTGCGCAACCTCGCCGGCCGCAGCGCCAAAGCGGCCCAGGAAACCGCCCAGCGCATCGAATCGTCGATCCGCAGCACCACCATCGGTGTGGAACGCAGCCAGCAGGTCGCCGAAAGCCTCGACGAAATTCTGGAAAAGGTGCATGGACTCACCGACCTGGCGGCCGAAGTGGCAGAGGCGACCGACTCGCAAACCTCGGGTATCAGCCAGGTCACCCACGCGATCAGCCAGATGGAAAAGGTCACCCAATCCAACGCGGCCAGCGCCGAGCAATGCGCCAGCTCTGCGGAGGAGTTGACCGCCCAGGCCGCCATGGTCCGGGATTCCGTCAGGGAACTGCTCACCATCGTCAATATCGACCGAGCCGCCTCAGAGACAGGCGCCGCCAGGCCGCCAGCCCGCAACGCCTCGCCGCGCCCAGAGCTGGTTCCCGCATTCGCTGAAGAGAGCGAGGGCTTTATGGACTTTTCACGCTCCTAG
- the gdhA gene encoding NADP-specific glutamate dehydrogenase, producing MNEYLSQALQTVTERNASQSLFLQAVTEVFESLEPILAETPDIEAYSILERIAEPERQIMFRVSWVDDRGRVQVNRGYRVGFSSVLGPYKGGMRFHPTVRLDVIKFLAFEQIFKNSLTGLGIGGGKGGSDFNPRGKSDGEIMRFCQAFMSELYHFLGESTDVPAGDIGVGAREIGYLFGQYKRLTKRFAQGVLTGKQVGLGGSLVRKEATGFGAVYFASEMLATRNESLKGKTCVVSGSGNVAIYCARKIQELGGTVVAMSDSEGSIHDPNGVDLDIVAAIKEVERSRISQYPQRRPGSQFFHGDKVWKFRCDVAFPCATQNELELEDAQQLVDNDCMAVIEGANMPSTPKAIALFREKDLLFAPGKAANAGGVAVSALEMQQNASLQHWTFKKVDQRLQTIMADIHRECVFYSKKYHRPDDYVFGANVGGFIKVAGGMQAYGVI from the coding sequence ATGAACGAATACCTCTCACAAGCGCTTCAAACCGTCACCGAACGCAACGCGTCGCAATCCCTCTTCCTACAGGCCGTCACTGAAGTCTTCGAGTCGCTGGAGCCTATCCTAGCGGAAACGCCCGACATCGAAGCGTATTCGATTCTTGAGCGCATCGCCGAACCGGAGCGCCAGATCATGTTTCGCGTCAGCTGGGTGGACGATCGGGGCCGCGTGCAGGTCAATCGCGGCTACCGGGTCGGTTTCAGCAGCGTGCTCGGACCCTACAAGGGCGGCATGCGCTTCCACCCCACCGTGCGGCTGGACGTGATCAAGTTTCTCGCCTTCGAGCAAATCTTCAAGAACAGCCTCACCGGCCTCGGCATCGGAGGCGGCAAAGGCGGCTCGGACTTCAACCCGCGCGGAAAAAGCGACGGCGAGATCATGCGCTTCTGCCAGGCCTTCATGAGCGAGCTCTACCATTTTCTGGGCGAAAGCACCGATGTGCCGGCGGGCGATATCGGCGTGGGAGCTCGCGAGATCGGGTACTTGTTCGGTCAATACAAACGACTCACCAAACGCTTCGCCCAAGGGGTGCTCACCGGGAAGCAGGTGGGCCTAGGCGGCTCTCTGGTGCGCAAGGAGGCCACCGGCTTCGGAGCCGTCTACTTCGCCTCCGAAATGCTGGCCACTCGCAACGAGTCGCTCAAAGGCAAGACCTGCGTGGTTTCGGGCTCCGGAAACGTGGCCATCTACTGCGCTCGTAAAATCCAGGAGCTGGGCGGCACGGTGGTGGCCATGTCCGACTCCGAAGGCTCCATCCACGATCCGAACGGAGTCGATCTCGATATCGTGGCCGCCATCAAGGAAGTGGAGCGCTCGCGCATCAGCCAATACCCGCAACGCCGCCCGGGATCCCAGTTTTTCCACGGCGACAAGGTCTGGAAATTCCGCTGCGACGTGGCCTTCCCCTGCGCCACCCAGAACGAGCTGGAGCTGGAAGACGCTCAGCAGCTGGTCGACAATGATTGCATGGCGGTGATCGAAGGAGCCAACATGCCTTCCACTCCAAAGGCCATCGCCCTCTTCAGGGAAAAAGACCTGCTCTTCGCCCCGGGCAAGGCAGCCAACGCAGGCGGCGTAGCCGTTTCTGCATTGGAAATGCAGCAGAACGCCTCCCTGCAGCACTGGACTTTCAAAAAGGTGGATCAGCGCCTGCAGACCATCATGGCTGACATCCATCGCGAATGCGTTTTCTACTCCAAGAAATACCACCGACCGGACGACTACGTCTTCGGCGCCAACGTCGGCGGATTCATAAAGGTGGCCGGCGGCATGCAAGCCTACGGCGTCATATAG
- a CDS encoding FG-GAP-like repeat-containing protein produces MKKIVFLSLGLAASSSLFAQIETLPFAPRSQAEGDTLFTRISAEKSGLQIENRYDDPQMWGDLYNEFQGGAVGVGIAAGDVDGDGLVDLYVASKTAPNKLFKQVAPFQFIDASESANAPGGETWSTGVTFADVDNDGDLDIYACQFGAANKLYLNDGSGSFTEAAAAAGIDIASGSVVGAFEDYDRDGDLDLFLLTNVLDATGAPEGEPDYLYRNNGDGTFTNVTAEAGIADDRGKGHSATWWDADGDGWADLFISNDFEGSDHLYRNNGDGTFTDVIDTMFPHTAWYSMGSDFGDINNDGRLDLFSADMANTTHYKSKVTMGDMGGWVDYFDTLNTPQYMKNAVFVNSGTHRFLEVAKMTGLSSTDWTWSPRLEDFDNDGWLDLHVTNGMVRSFTDSDMVNKIKTLKSKRQIVALVKNSPVLKEQNLAFRNDGSDTLHFSKVTKEWGLAHDGVSFGSVAADFDNDGDLDLAYTNFEETVSLYRNDSQNNSLQIELDGRQSNRFGIGAQVFVESSQGKQARKLTVARGALSSSQPIAHFGLGQDETVAAVTVRWPSGAEQRFENVSANQKLRIQEPDTLASPDPVKPLIKEVKGLFADRASDLGIDFTRTEQTFNDMDRQPLLPHRMNTLGGGIAIADVDGDDDSDIYFSGAAGQAGALFLNDGNGKYKMDTRAQPWSGKIQSEEMNPLFVDVNQDGSLDLYITSGSVEALEPDEALKDSLYLNQGDGRFTEVDATAFNPAPRSASVATAADFDRDGDLDLFVGGRVIPGEYPRAPQSQLLVNDAGTLTEKSFELAPTLADSGMVTSAIWSDVNGDDWVDLLVVSELDAPRLFSNQGGKLSDVSEKAGLSELKGWWNSIASADVDNDGDLDYVLGNLGKNTKYKASKAHPFKIFFNDFEGEGKCNIVEAKFEGDTLLPVRGRSCSSRAMPSIAKKFPTYHDFGSARLDAVYAPEKLQSSLLKEATELHSGILINDGSGKFEFRFLPAIAQISPVYGIGASDFDGDGNIDLVLAQNFNGPQVETGRYNGGIGLLLLGDGTGAFKPVEANDSGILIEDEARGIAIADLNLDGWADFLATRPNHEARAYLNQGSSGKNSLSLRLKGSQQANPCSVGTKLVVEFADGRKQAHEIASTSGYLSQSEAGIFVGYSEGNSPVAVHITWPDGSKSRQTLPLDQSRLTISQSESLAASR; encoded by the coding sequence ATGAAAAAGATTGTCTTCCTGTCACTCGGGCTCGCCGCCTCCTCGAGCCTCTTCGCCCAAATTGAGACTCTCCCGTTCGCCCCTCGCAGCCAGGCGGAAGGCGACACCCTCTTCACCCGAATCTCCGCTGAGAAATCAGGGCTGCAGATCGAAAACCGCTACGACGATCCCCAGATGTGGGGAGACCTCTACAACGAGTTCCAAGGCGGGGCCGTCGGAGTGGGCATCGCGGCGGGAGACGTGGACGGCGACGGCCTGGTCGACCTCTACGTGGCCAGCAAGACCGCTCCCAACAAGCTCTTCAAGCAAGTCGCCCCCTTCCAGTTCATCGACGCCAGCGAGAGCGCCAACGCGCCCGGCGGCGAGACCTGGAGCACCGGCGTCACCTTCGCCGACGTCGACAACGATGGCGACCTCGACATCTACGCCTGCCAGTTCGGAGCCGCCAACAAGCTCTACCTCAACGACGGATCCGGCTCCTTCACCGAAGCTGCTGCCGCCGCAGGCATCGATATCGCCTCAGGCAGCGTGGTCGGCGCCTTCGAGGACTACGACCGCGATGGCGATCTCGATCTCTTCCTGCTCACCAACGTGCTCGACGCCACCGGCGCCCCGGAGGGCGAACCCGACTATCTGTATCGAAACAACGGCGACGGAACGTTTACCAACGTCACCGCCGAAGCCGGGATCGCCGACGATCGCGGCAAGGGCCACTCCGCGACATGGTGGGACGCGGATGGCGACGGATGGGCCGATCTGTTCATATCCAACGATTTCGAAGGCTCCGATCATCTGTATCGAAACAATGGAGACGGCACCTTCACCGACGTCATCGACACCATGTTCCCCCATACCGCCTGGTACTCCATGGGCTCGGACTTCGGAGACATCAACAACGACGGGCGCCTCGACCTTTTCAGCGCCGACATGGCCAATACCACCCACTACAAGTCAAAGGTCACCATGGGCGACATGGGCGGCTGGGTCGACTACTTCGACACCCTCAACACGCCCCAATACATGAAGAACGCGGTGTTCGTGAACAGCGGCACCCACCGTTTTCTCGAAGTGGCTAAGATGACCGGCCTATCCAGCACCGACTGGACCTGGTCGCCTCGCCTAGAGGATTTCGACAACGACGGCTGGCTCGACCTGCATGTCACCAATGGCATGGTGCGCAGCTTCACGGACTCGGATATGGTCAACAAGATCAAGACCCTGAAATCCAAGCGTCAAATCGTGGCGCTGGTTAAAAACAGTCCCGTGCTCAAGGAACAGAACCTCGCCTTCCGTAACGACGGATCGGATACGCTGCACTTCTCGAAAGTCACCAAGGAGTGGGGACTGGCGCATGACGGGGTTTCCTTCGGCTCCGTAGCAGCCGACTTCGACAACGATGGCGACCTCGACCTAGCCTATACGAACTTTGAAGAAACCGTTTCCCTCTACCGAAACGACAGCCAAAACAACAGCCTCCAGATCGAACTCGACGGCAGGCAAAGCAATCGCTTCGGCATCGGAGCTCAAGTCTTCGTCGAATCCAGCCAGGGCAAGCAAGCCCGCAAGCTCACCGTCGCCCGCGGAGCGCTGTCCTCCTCCCAACCCATCGCCCATTTCGGCCTTGGTCAGGACGAAACCGTGGCAGCAGTCACCGTTCGTTGGCCAAGCGGCGCCGAGCAGCGCTTCGAGAACGTTTCAGCCAACCAGAAACTCCGTATCCAGGAACCGGACACTCTCGCCAGTCCAGATCCGGTGAAACCGTTGATCAAGGAGGTCAAAGGGCTCTTTGCCGATAGAGCGTCGGACCTCGGCATCGATTTCACCAGAACGGAGCAAACCTTCAACGACATGGACCGCCAGCCGCTGCTGCCTCACCGCATGAACACGCTAGGCGGTGGCATAGCGATCGCGGACGTCGATGGAGACGATGACTCCGACATCTATTTCTCCGGCGCCGCCGGACAAGCCGGAGCGCTGTTCCTCAATGATGGAAATGGAAAGTACAAGATGGATACACGCGCGCAGCCATGGAGCGGAAAGATCCAGTCGGAAGAAATGAACCCGCTCTTCGTCGATGTGAATCAGGATGGCTCGCTCGACCTGTACATCACCAGCGGCAGCGTGGAAGCTCTGGAGCCGGACGAGGCGCTCAAGGACAGTCTCTACCTCAACCAAGGCGACGGCCGCTTCACTGAAGTGGACGCGACCGCCTTCAACCCTGCCCCGCGAAGCGCTTCGGTCGCCACCGCAGCGGACTTCGATCGAGATGGCGATCTCGACCTTTTCGTTGGCGGAAGAGTGATCCCCGGCGAGTACCCTCGCGCTCCGCAGAGCCAACTGCTAGTCAACGACGCAGGGACGCTAACCGAAAAGTCGTTCGAGCTCGCCCCAACGCTTGCCGACTCCGGCATGGTCACTTCCGCCATTTGGAGTGACGTGAACGGAGACGACTGGGTAGACCTGCTAGTGGTGTCCGAGCTCGACGCACCTCGCCTCTTCAGCAATCAAGGGGGCAAGCTCTCCGACGTATCCGAAAAAGCAGGACTGAGCGAGCTCAAGGGCTGGTGGAACTCCATCGCCAGCGCCGACGTCGACAACGACGGCGACCTCGACTACGTGCTGGGCAACCTCGGCAAGAACACCAAGTACAAGGCGTCAAAAGCGCACCCTTTCAAAATCTTCTTCAACGACTTCGAAGGCGAAGGGAAGTGCAACATCGTGGAAGCCAAGTTCGAAGGAGACACCTTGCTGCCGGTTCGCGGACGCAGCTGCAGCTCGCGAGCCATGCCGTCCATCGCCAAGAAGTTCCCCACCTACCACGATTTCGGTTCGGCCCGTCTGGACGCCGTCTACGCGCCGGAAAAGCTCCAGAGCTCCTTGCTCAAGGAAGCTACCGAACTGCATAGCGGCATCCTGATCAACGATGGCTCGGGCAAATTCGAGTTCCGTTTCCTTCCCGCAATCGCCCAAATCTCGCCCGTCTATGGAATCGGCGCCAGCGACTTCGATGGCGACGGAAACATCGACCTCGTGCTCGCCCAAAACTTCAATGGCCCGCAGGTCGAGACGGGCCGCTACAATGGCGGCATCGGGCTGCTCCTGCTGGGCGACGGCACGGGCGCCTTCAAGCCAGTCGAAGCCAACGACAGCGGTATCCTGATCGAGGACGAGGCGCGCGGCATCGCCATCGCGGATCTGAATCTCGATGGCTGGGCCGACTTCCTGGCCACCCGCCCTAACCACGAAGCCAGAGCCTACCTCAACCAAGGCTCCTCCGGGAAAAACTCCCTGTCGCTCCGCCTCAAAGGCTCTCAGCAAGCCAATCCTTGCTCCGTAGGAACCAAGCTGGTGGTCGAATTCGCGGATGGTCGCAAACAAGCCCACGAGATCGCTTCCACCTCCGGCTACCTCAGTCAGTCCGAGGCCGGCATTTTCGTCGGCTACTCCGAAGGCAACAGCCCTGTCGCCGTGCATATCACCTGGCCCGACGGCTCCAAGTCTCGTCAAACGCTGCCCCTCGACCAAAGCCGCCTCACAATCAGCCAAAGCGAGAGCCTGGCCGCCTCGCGCTAG
- a CDS encoding thioredoxin domain-containing protein has translation MPRIVLQILSLSALLPFGLQAANHLADSQSPYLLQHADNPVDWYPWGDEAIEKAQRENKLVFISIGYSTCHWCHVMNRESFSNEEIAAYLNEHYVCIKIDREERPDLDSVYMNFVFNLRGSAGWPLNVWLTPDLKPFFGGTYFPPYPDPDRGPGFLDLSREIQESWAANPQEITQRSESFVASINQTTQERAASSGQIDAELVSTAITSYLFQYDDSNGGFGKGEKFPTPSSLSFLLRAANNSDLHPEDRELAQRMATETLDAMLRGGIRDHIGGGFHRYTVDPEWKLPHFEKMLYDQALVSNALIDAWQLTGEERYRAAATETLSYLLREMRHPSGAFYSAEDAESLDPDNPDTKREGAFYLWSIADIEAVFPDEQTRNLARAAFALRPAGNAPFGDFPTEIFQGYNCLRRARSLDSLAQEFALSVEEVEEQIDVIKDSLFELRSQRQRPHLDDKLICSWNGLAISAFARAALAFQRPDFADAASEAATFIQKQLYRPETGELIRLYREDASEVKGFSEDYAFLIEGLLDLYEATANHKWLVWARELQEAQNKRFLDTDHGGFYLFEATDKIVFDPSKRQSDGALPSPNSISVANLARLSQIFDDATYQKEAKRAAAALLPELEQTPTALPALLSASAYVTKKPLQIVIAGDPNADDVQSLRAIANRRLLPNRLLLHADGAKGQAFLGERLEFIESVRAIGGKATAYVCENFVCQLPTSDPEAFAAQLDEKIRLVPQE, from the coding sequence ATGCCCCGCATCGTTCTCCAGATCCTTTCCCTCAGCGCCCTGCTTCCGTTCGGCCTCCAAGCCGCCAACCATCTCGCTGACTCGCAGTCGCCCTACCTGCTGCAGCACGCGGACAACCCCGTCGATTGGTATCCATGGGGCGACGAAGCAATAGAGAAAGCTCAGAGGGAGAACAAGCTGGTCTTCATCTCCATTGGCTATTCCACCTGCCATTGGTGCCACGTCATGAATCGCGAGTCCTTCTCCAACGAAGAGATCGCAGCGTATCTAAACGAACACTACGTTTGCATAAAGATAGACCGCGAAGAACGTCCCGACCTCGACAGCGTTTACATGAATTTCGTATTCAATCTGCGCGGTTCCGCGGGCTGGCCACTCAACGTGTGGCTGACGCCCGACCTCAAACCCTTCTTTGGCGGCACCTATTTTCCTCCCTACCCGGATCCGGATCGCGGACCAGGCTTCCTCGACCTCTCGCGGGAGATTCAAGAGAGCTGGGCCGCAAACCCTCAGGAGATCACGCAACGCAGCGAGTCCTTTGTTGCATCAATCAACCAAACGACCCAGGAGCGAGCGGCGTCTTCCGGGCAGATCGACGCAGAGCTCGTCTCCACCGCCATCACGTCCTATCTTTTTCAATACGACGACTCCAACGGAGGATTCGGAAAAGGCGAAAAGTTTCCCACTCCCTCGAGCCTTAGCTTCCTCCTTAGAGCCGCGAACAACTCGGACCTGCATCCGGAAGACCGCGAACTGGCTCAGCGCATGGCCACCGAGACCTTGGACGCCATGCTGCGCGGCGGCATTCGCGATCACATCGGCGGCGGCTTCCATCGCTACACCGTTGATCCGGAATGGAAACTCCCTCATTTCGAAAAGATGCTCTACGATCAGGCCTTGGTGTCCAACGCCCTGATCGACGCGTGGCAGCTTACCGGTGAAGAACGCTACCGCGCAGCGGCCACCGAAACCCTGAGCTACCTTCTGCGCGAGATGCGCCACCCGTCCGGAGCTTTCTACAGCGCGGAAGACGCGGAAAGTCTCGATCCCGACAATCCGGATACGAAACGCGAGGGAGCGTTCTATCTCTGGTCCATCGCCGACATCGAAGCGGTATTCCCCGACGAGCAAACCCGGAATCTCGCCCGAGCCGCCTTCGCCCTGCGCCCAGCGGGCAACGCTCCCTTCGGCGACTTCCCCACCGAAATCTTCCAAGGCTACAATTGCCTGAGGCGAGCCCGCTCCCTCGATTCGCTCGCCCAAGAGTTCGCCCTCAGCGTCGAAGAAGTGGAAGAACAGATCGATGTCATCAAAGACAGCCTTTTCGAGCTTCGGTCCCAGCGGCAACGGCCGCACCTCGACGACAAGCTGATCTGCTCCTGGAACGGTCTGGCCATCTCCGCTTTCGCCCGTGCCGCTCTGGCGTTTCAGCGGCCCGATTTCGCTGACGCAGCCAGCGAGGCAGCCACCTTTATTCAGAAACAGCTCTACCGCCCCGAAACAGGAGAACTGATCCGCTTGTACCGAGAGGACGCTTCGGAAGTGAAAGGATTCTCCGAGGACTACGCCTTCCTCATCGAAGGACTTCTCGATCTCTACGAAGCCACCGCGAATCACAAGTGGCTCGTCTGGGCCCGCGAGCTGCAGGAAGCTCAGAATAAGCGCTTTTTGGATACGGATCATGGCGGGTTCTACCTTTTCGAAGCGACGGATAAAATCGTGTTTGACCCCAGCAAGCGACAAAGCGACGGAGCCCTCCCTTCGCCCAATTCGATCAGCGTCGCCAACCTGGCCAGGCTTTCCCAGATCTTCGACGACGCTACCTACCAAAAGGAGGCGAAACGAGCCGCTGCCGCTCTGCTCCCAGAGCTAGAGCAGACTCCTACCGCTCTCCCTGCTCTGCTCAGCGCCTCCGCATACGTCACCAAAAAACCCCTACAGATCGTGATAGCTGGCGATCCCAATGCGGATGACGTGCAATCGCTACGCGCCATCGCCAATCGCCGCCTGCTTCCAAATCGATTGCTGCTCCACGCGGACGGCGCCAAGGGTCAGGCCTTCTTGGGCGAGCGCCTCGAATTCATAGAGAGCGTGCGGGCCATCGGAGGCAAAGCGACCGCATACGTATGCGAGAACTTCGTCTGCCAGCTCCCCACCAGCGACCCAGAAGCCTTTGCCGCTCAGCTAGACGAAAAGATCCGACTCGTCCCGCAGGAGTAG
- the trpA gene encoding tryptophan synthase subunit alpha — protein MNRIESAFSKAKSEGRSAFVSYVCAGDPDVPTSLEVCRTLIKSGVDVLELGVPFSDPLADGLTNQLAAQRALESGTTQADVFQLVRDIRKENDQVPIVFYTYYNLMFSNGLDKYIADAKAAGVDGLLVLDLPPEEARDHMEACERHGMKTVFLIAPTTPSKRVAFIAKHATGFIYYVSRTGVTGVREDLASDLQEMVDMIRSCTDKPLVVGFGVSKREQVATICSIADGVVVGSAIVNTIKENLGDVGAITGKMGELVSDLVAGTKVR, from the coding sequence ATGAATCGCATCGAGTCCGCATTTTCCAAAGCCAAGAGCGAAGGCCGCTCGGCTTTCGTTTCCTACGTTTGCGCAGGCGATCCGGACGTCCCGACGTCGCTGGAGGTTTGCCGCACCTTGATCAAGAGCGGGGTGGATGTTTTGGAGCTGGGCGTGCCGTTTTCCGATCCGCTCGCCGATGGCTTGACGAACCAGCTGGCGGCTCAGCGGGCGCTGGAGTCGGGTACCACGCAAGCGGACGTCTTTCAGCTGGTGCGCGATATCCGCAAGGAGAACGACCAGGTGCCGATCGTTTTCTACACCTACTACAACCTCATGTTCAGCAACGGGCTGGACAAGTACATCGCGGATGCCAAAGCGGCTGGCGTGGATGGGCTTCTGGTGCTGGACCTGCCGCCGGAGGAGGCGCGCGATCACATGGAAGCCTGCGAGCGGCATGGTATGAAAACGGTGTTTCTCATCGCTCCGACCACGCCTTCGAAGCGCGTGGCGTTCATTGCCAAGCACGCGACGGGCTTTATCTACTACGTGTCGCGCACTGGTGTGACGGGAGTGCGGGAGGATCTGGCTTCCGATCTGCAGGAGATGGTGGACATGATCCGATCCTGCACCGACAAGCCTCTGGTGGTCGGATTCGGGGTTTCCAAGCGCGAGCAGGTGGCGACCATTTGCTCGATTGCCGATGGCGTGGTGGTCGGTAGCGCCATTGTGAATACGATCAAGGAAAACCTTGGCGACGTGGGCGCCATCACGGGAAAGATGGGCGAGCTGGTGAGCGATCTGGTAGCTGGCACCAAAGTCAGGTAG
- a CDS encoding MFS transporter, whose translation MSSVNPSKLFTASCLALIVTAMSFAIRAGILSELSAEFTLTDLQLGWINSMSVIGFPVAMMVLGLLYNYFGPKKLMAVAFIGHLLGLILTMFATGFWSLVIGAFFIGFANGSVEAACNPLIADMYPKNKTTMLNRFHVWFPGGIVIGALASALMSRLQTGWEAQIGIMLIPTAIYGWLVFKQPFPKSEHIETSTGTNIKSLFSPLYIFMILCMSLTATTELGTQQWVERLLSSSGAHPMIILALSTGLMAIGRQFAGPVIHRLNPIGVLLSSAIVSAIGIYLLSIATGGLVYLATVVFALGVCYFWPTMIGFTGEYLPKTGALGMSLMGGAGMFALSVWNPIIGGWIDASRAEAKLAGLTGEEAELAAGQGALGNILFFPLILIVAFGILFALRSKVQKAAAA comes from the coding sequence ATGAGTTCTGTAAATCCCTCCAAACTGTTCACCGCTAGCTGCCTGGCCCTGATCGTAACCGCCATGTCCTTCGCCATCAGGGCCGGTATCCTTTCAGAGCTTAGCGCGGAATTCACCCTGACCGATCTCCAGCTCGGCTGGATCAACTCCATGTCGGTCATCGGCTTCCCGGTCGCCATGATGGTTCTCGGCCTTCTCTACAACTACTTCGGTCCGAAAAAGCTGATGGCCGTGGCCTTCATCGGCCATTTGCTCGGTCTGATTCTTACCATGTTCGCCACCGGATTCTGGAGCCTGGTGATCGGAGCGTTCTTCATCGGTTTCGCCAACGGATCGGTCGAGGCGGCTTGCAACCCGCTGATCGCCGACATGTATCCGAAAAACAAGACCACCATGTTGAACCGCTTCCACGTCTGGTTCCCTGGCGGGATCGTGATCGGAGCCCTGGCCTCCGCCCTCATGTCCCGGCTCCAGACCGGTTGGGAAGCCCAGATCGGGATCATGCTCATCCCTACCGCGATCTACGGCTGGCTGGTCTTCAAGCAGCCTTTCCCCAAGAGCGAGCACATCGAAACCTCGACCGGCACCAACATAAAGTCGCTCTTCAGCCCGCTCTACATTTTCATGATCCTGTGCATGTCGCTCACCGCGACCACAGAGCTGGGCACGCAACAGTGGGTGGAGCGACTGCTCAGCTCTTCCGGAGCCCATCCCATGATCATCCTCGCTCTCAGCACCGGCCTCATGGCGATCGGACGCCAGTTCGCAGGGCCCGTCATCCACCGACTCAATCCGATCGGGGTGCTGCTGTCCTCCGCGATCGTATCAGCCATCGGCATCTACTTGCTGAGCATCGCCACCGGCGGGCTGGTCTACCTCGCCACCGTCGTTTTCGCCCTGGGCGTCTGCTACTTCTGGCCAACCATGATCGGTTTCACCGGCGAGTACCTGCCGAAGACCGGGGCCCTGGGCATGTCCCTCATGGGCGGAGCCGGCATGTTCGCCCTCAGCGTCTGGAATCCCATCATCGGCGGATGGATCGACGCCTCTCGAGCCGAAGCCAAGCTGGCCGGTCTCACCGGGGAGGAAGCCGAACTGGCCGCCGGACAGGGCGCCCTCGGAAACATCCTGTTCTTCCCGCTCATCCTGATCGTGGCCTTCGGCATCCTCTTCGCCCTGCGCAGCAAGGTGCAGAAGGCGGCGGCCGCTTAA